ACATCATCAACCTTGCGACATATTCAGGGTACGATGGTGATGCGATCAATCTCCATGAAGGTACTAGACGCAGCAACTGCCTGCTTCTGGGTTGGGAGCTGCGAAGCAGCTCCCCAGCCAAGGAAGTTGTTCTCCACATAAAAATACTGGTTGCCTGCGGCGCTCCGATAGCTTCCTTCCTCGAGACCTCAGTTCTGCGACAATGATGCCCACCAACGACAGTGTGCCCGCTAAACACGCAGTCAGCAGAACAGAGAGCTCTTTTATCTCCGACCTTCGTTTTTTGTTTGCCAATACAGCATTACGGAAACATAGGTAACCCTCTTGGTCCTCGCACCTCATTAGATACTGCTTACCAGATTACGTATCCAGTCACATGATCATCGTTGGCCCAACGTTCGTAACTCGGACAACCagcaagaaagaaaaagtTTTTCAGTTTTGCTGGAAGAGCAATTGTAGTCGTTTTGTTATAAATGGGTGTAAATATCAAATGAAGGAAAGTCGTAGTTCGGTAGTTAGTTAGATGATTCATTGAATGGTATGATTTAAATTGTATATCTCTGTTGAAGGTCACCATTGTTTTATTACAGACAGTACACAAAAGGTTCTTGGAGTTTTTTGACTGGAAGTAATATAATAGCAATAGGCTGAAAAGAGGTATAAAGCAACGGAAAATCAAGTGTATCCAGTGTGACATATATGGATAATGGCTAACAAAGTTTTCAACGTTGccgttttttttgttgtgttTCGTGAATGTTTAGAGGCAGCTGTTATCATATCTGTTCTGCTTTCTTTTGTGAAGCAAGCGATTGGAAGTAATGAAGTAGCAATTTATAAGAAGCTTAAGGCACAGATTTGGGTTGGAGTGGCCGCAGGGTTCCTTGTTTGTCTTGCCGTTGGTGGAGGGTTTGTAGGGGCATATTATTCTTTGGGTAGGGATATCTTTGGAAAGGCGGAGGACTTGTGGGAGGGAATCTTTTGTATGATTGCTGCGGTGATGATCAGTGTTATGGGGATTGCCATGCTGCGGATTAATAAGATGCAAGCTAAGTGGCGTGTGAAGATTGCTAAGTCGCTTGTGGAGATTCCTGAGCAGAGGCGGGATAGGTTTCGGATTGGCTACATGAGTAAGAAGTATGCAATGTTTTTGCTTCCATTTGTGACGGTTCTGAGAGAAGGTTTAGAAGGTATAGTGTTTGTTGCGGGCGCTGGTATCACCTCGACAACATCTAGTGCGTCGTCTTACCCTCTTCCTGTGATTATTGGGTTGCTTGCAGGTGGTTTGGTTGGGTTCTTACTGTACTATGGGTCTTCCAGGTCATCACTTCAGGtgtttttggttatttCCACCTGTATCTTATATCTTATTGCAGCGGGATTGTTCTCAAGAGGGGCATGGTTCTTCGAAAATCATAGGTATAACCTCAAAACCGGTGGCGATGCTTCGGAGTCTGGGGATGGCAACGGTTCTTACAATATTAAGCAAGCTGTTTATCACGTTAACTGCTGCAGCCCAGAATTGGCAAACGGTTGGGatatcttcaattctttgCTTGGCTGGCAAAATACAGGCTATCTTGCCAGTATCCTTGCTTATAATCTCTATTGGgttctcttcatcattataGTGCTGCTGATGATGTTCGAAGAGAAGCACAACCACCTCCCATTCTGCAAGAACTTGAAGCTTCGTCACTTAAACCCTGGATACTGGATAAAATCGAAGAATAAACAAGAGTTGTCAGAAAACCAAAAGGAAGAGCTCTTTGGGAAAATTGACAATCTCGAGATTACCCAAAAGGGGATTTCCCAGAAGCTGGCTCCAGCCTTCACTTCTTGAAAAGGTGAAAGCGTACCACACAGGATTACGGTATAACATGCAATTCCCCGTTCCTAACCACATCTTCCGAGATAAGGTTGAGATGAGTGACTTTgtttatatttaaaaaagaaagtgAAGAACTATTATGCACTATTATGCACTATTTATTAATACCtgttatttattaatatcttttatttattattcttaaatatatgtattcCTTATATACCCAATATTATGTCCATGCATATCTAACATACATTTCACCCCAATCTGCAACGCAGAAACGTCTACATAATTCCCTCTCTACATCGCATGCAGAGCCCGCAATTGTAGATTGCATATATACCTGACCAGAGCCGCTGAATAGCTGATATACCCTTACCACTGCGAGTATTATCCTCGGACCAAGACCTGCGACGTTCGTTTAAGCCGGGTAATGTGCCATATGAACTTCACCAAAAGTTCTGTTTTACGCGAAGAATATCTAAAATCAGGgaaaaattagaaaacaCAGTTCCAGAATCTTAATACCCTTCTAACTCATGGGTGGCGAACATCTAGATTAGTTTACAGATTGACAAATCAGATATCAAACTCGCAATAAAATAGGGGAATAAAGTGTCAGGATCAGGAGTAGATAAGATCTAGAAAAAACCATGAATTCTACTTTGCCTTTACACATGTATATTAGACCATTGACGGTTGAAGATGCGGAAGAAATTGGTGTTTTAGAGTCACAAGGTTTTCCACCTGAGGAGCGAGCATCAGAAGAAGTGATTAGATTTCGGTTAGCAGCTTGTCCTGAGTTGTGTTCGGGGTTGTTTATTAGAGAAGTATCTGGGGTAGAAATTAAAGATGAGAAATTGATAGGGCATATTCTTGGGACGAAGGTTACTTCTAGTGTGGGCGGCAGCGAGAAGAATAAAGAGGCGTTTATTACCTATGAAAATAGGGAGAAGATGCATGATGACTCTTCTAATACGATTGCAGTTCATTCTATTGTTATTGCACCTGAACAccaaaagaagaatctAGCTACGCTGATGTTGACAGATTATGTACAAAAGATGTCAAACCAGAAGGTTGCAGATAAGTTGGTGCTGATTACCCATGAGCCTTTGGTGCCATTTTATGAGAGACTTGGGTTCCAACTTGTGGGTGAGAATGAAGCTGTAAAGAAGAGTCCCGAATTTTCTAAGAATAAATGGTTTGATATGGTGAGGGAGTTGGTTAATGAGGAATACGAATGCTGAGTTAGTGACTGTGCTTTTTCCTCTTGGAAAGGAAGACGTTAGATTTATAGGCATCACTcaattttgtaaatatGCTACTTTACATTCCATTTAGTCACTGAGGaattatcttttttttctataTTCCCCGAATGTGAAAGCCTTCTAAACTAATGATGAAGGTATAGTGAAagcattgaagaattgagGCGTTTTGATTGGTAAGGAGCTGTTGACCTACTGTCTTAAACtcaactattttttttaatttcaattgttattattacgaCTACTTGCCTACTTATCTACTTGCAACTTATcacttttttattattttgaagttaataatattccGGGCTCTTACCTCTGATCTCCAGCTCTCCCGTAGTGTTGTTTCCCCTTAAAAG
This Eremothecium cymbalariae DBVPG#7215 chromosome 5, complete sequence DNA region includes the following protein-coding sequences:
- the FTR1 gene encoding high-affinity iron permease FTR1 (similar to Ashbya gossypii AGR129C), with the protein product MANKVFNVAVFFVVFRECLEAAVIISVLLSFVKQAIGSNEVAIYKKLKAQIWVGVAAGFLVCLAVGGGFVGAYYSLGRDIFGKAEDLWEGIFCMIAAVMISVMGIAMLRINKMQAKWRVKIAKSLVEIPEQRRDRFRIGYMSKKYAMFLLPFVTVLREGLEGIVFVAGAGITSTTSSASSYPLPVIIGLLAGGLVGFLLYYGSSRSSLQVFLVISTCILYLIAAGLFSRGAWFFENHRYNLKTGGDASESGDGNGSYNIKQAVYHVNCCSPELANGWDIFNSLLGWQNTGYLASILAYNLYWVLFIIIVLLMMFEEKHNHLPFCKNLKLRHLNPGYWIKSKNKQELSENQKEELFGKIDNLEITQKGISQKLAPAFTS
- the PAA1 gene encoding polyamine acetyltransferase (similar to Ashbya gossypii AGR128C), translated to MNSTLPLHMYIRPLTVEDAEEIGVLESQGFPPEERASEEVIRFRLAACPELCSGLFIREVSGVEIKDEKLIGHILGTKVTSSVGGSEKNKEAFITYENREKMHDDSSNTIAVHSIVIAPEHQKKNLATLMLTDYVQKMSNQKVADKLVLITHEPLVPFYERLGFQLVGENEAVKKSPEFSKNKWFDMVRELVNEEYEC